From the Terriglobales bacterium genome, the window AGTTGGCGGATTCGGACGAGAGGCCGTGCCTCTGCTGAAACAAGGGGAATACGACGCTGCAGTGCGCCTCCTAACCGAACGGGTCGCTCAGACCATTGCGGCAGATGCCGGCGTCACCGTCGGAACATTGGCTGCGCGAGCGCCGCCTGAGGTTAGCGACCAGAAACCTCTCAGAATACCCATCGGCCTCATCGTGCCTGGAGCCGTTGTATTGTTCTTGCTGCTGTTCACCGGGTTAGGGCGTTCGTTGCTCTTTGGTTTGTTATTCAGCGGGTTTGGTGGGGGACGCAGCTCTCGTGGAGGCGGCTGGGGCGGTGGTGGCGGTTTTGGTGGCGGTGGTGGGTTCGGCGGCTTTGGGGGTGGCAGTTCCGGCGGTGGAGGGGCAAGTGGAAGTTGGTAACGCAGGTCTGAAGAGAGCAATGGAACAATCTCTACAGCAGCTTGTCGACCGATTGAAAGATGCCGCCGGTGAAAGCCTGCACTCCGTTGTTCTGTATGGTTCTGCCGTGTCTGGAGAATTTCACGAAAACTTCTCGGATGTAAATGTCCTGTGCCTTGTTAAGACTCTCTCTGCGAACGTCATGCTTGCCTTATCGGAACCTGTCAACTGGTGGAGAAAACAGAAGCATCCTGCCCCGTTGCTCCTGACCGTAGAAGAGGTGAAGCAATCTTCGGACGTGTTTCCGATTGAGTTCATGGATATCCAGAAGCATCATCGCGTGCTTTATGGCGAGGATGTGTTCGCAGCCATAGAGATTCCCCGCACGCTGCACCGCGTCCAAGTTGAGCATGAATTACGCACCAAGCTCATCCTGTTTCGGCAACAACTCCTAATCGATTCAGTCAATCGCAACAGCGTGCTGAACTTGATGCTCGAATCCCTTTCTAGTTTCGTAACGCTTTTCCGGCATTCGCTGATGATTGTGGGAGAAGAGCCTGCAGCTGGGAAACGCGCGTTGCTTCTCCAGATCGAACAAAGAGTAAAGGTTGACGCCAAGGCGTTTTTGGATGTGCTCTCAGTGCGCGAAGGCAAATTGAAGGGAGATGCGCTCGACGTGAATACAATGTTGGCTAGTTATCTGAAAACAGTTGAACAGGTCATATCTTTCGTAGAACAGCTCTAAGAAGAGGGAGAACCAGGAATGAAGGCTCTAATCGCTGTCATTGTGATCGTTGTGTTGCTGTTCGCAGTCGGAGGAAGTTATGTCAGTGCCAAGAACCAAATGGTCACGAAGAACGAAAGCGTCAAAGCTGCGTGGTCACAGGTCGACATCGTACTTCAGCGCCGAGCCGATTTGATTCCTAATCTAGTGGAGACGGTGAAGGGATTTGCTCAACAGGAACAGACAGTATTTGGGGATATCGCGAAAGCTCGATCCGCTCTGCTATCAGCTGGGGGTCCATCGGAGAAGATTGCGGCGAACCAGCAATTGGACGGGGCGCTGGGCCGGCTTCTTGTTGTGGTCGAAAATTATCCGCAACTGCGATCCAACGAAAACTTTTTGCGTCTGCAAGACGAACTAGCGGGCACAGAAAACAGAATTGCCGTTGAGAGAAAGCGCTATAACGATGCGCTGCAGGACTACAACACCTTCATCGGAATGTTCCCCAACAGCATATGGGCCAACATGGCCGGATTCAAGCGAAACGATGCCTATTTTGCCGCCGCCGAGGGGTCTCGCCAAACTCCGAAGGTAGATTTTTCCGGAGTACAGCGCAACCCAACTTCCCCGCCACCGCAACCCAGTACCCAGCCGGCTCATTAAAAGCTGCCGTTCGCAGATTGAGACCGCAGTCTCAGAATTGAACGCCGTAGCCGC encodes:
- a CDS encoding LemA family protein, with translation MKALIAVIVIVVLLFAVGGSYVSAKNQMVTKNESVKAAWSQVDIVLQRRADLIPNLVETVKGFAQQEQTVFGDIAKARSALLSAGGPSEKIAANQQLDGALGRLLVVVENYPQLRSNENFLRLQDELAGTENRIAVERKRYNDALQDYNTFIGMFPNSIWANMAGFKRNDAYFAAAEGSRQTPKVDFSGVQRNPTSPPPQPSTQPAH
- a CDS encoding TPM domain-containing protein, yielding MPCKCSAARSLHIAIACLILLGSLSAEPIGQLKATGYVNDFAHVLSDDSISYLEQLCAEVDQKAKSQIAIVTIHSLDGRDVEGYAVDLYKAWGIGSKSTNRGVLILLASDDRLYRIEVGYGLEPILPDGKVGGFGREAVPLLKQGEYDAAVRLLTERVAQTIAADAGVTVGTLAARAPPEVSDQKPLRIPIGLIVPGAVVLFLLLFTGLGRSLLFGLLFSGFGGGRSSRGGGWGGGGGFGGGGGFGGFGGGSSGGGGASGSW